The region TTTTAAGTATTGTAGTCCAGTGATCGTTGCTTATGTTCTCAGATGCCCCTATTTTCCTTTATTGTTGAAAGTGAAGTGTCTTCCACATCGGATGTAACAGTGTAAACTATTCCTCTAGTTTCTGGTTTGGTTTCTAGGATTGATGTTTGGATGTTTTTTGCTGGCAGGGAAGGAAATTTAGTAAACTGGTTCTGTACAAATTGTCCGACTTGTAAATATGAAAAGAAATGATGTGCTGATAGAGTAAACTCATGCTTAACCTGGTCAAATGTCATGAAAACGTCGCCTATATATACAACATCTTGTATATTTTTGAATTGGTGGCTTTCAGTGACTGAGTTTGACAGCCCTGTGATAGATGGTCAGTGGTAAGAGAGGAAGTCCTTTCAGTTAACTTGCTTTTACCCAAATCAGGTACCACAACATCGGGCTTTTGGTCCTGTTCCTCCACGACATCAACGACATCCAGCTAGAGTTCACCAAGCTCAACGTCTACTTGAAGACCAGAGGTGGCACATTCCACACGCTCAACGACGTGCTGTCCAGCGTGGGCTTCATCAGCTTTGGGGCCACCTGGTGAGCCTCGCATGGCATTCACTGTCACGGCGACCCGTATCCTGAACGCTGAAGGCTGCTCGGTGCCTGTGGACCTGCAGGAACCCCCTTATTGCGTCAAACACACAAGCTTAACTGCGAATTTTTTTTCTGCTCCTTATACAGGTTTTGGTTTCGACTTTACTGGTTCCCACTCAAGGTCCTGTATGCCTCCTGCATATCCAGTGTGGCGTCTGTCCCCAACATCCCGTTCTACATATTCTTCAACTCACTCCTGCTTGCACTCCTTGTGATGAACATCTACTGGTTTCTGGTAAGTACCAGGATGGTGACTTCCCACTAGGGATGAAATGGTTGCCGGTTTCATGGCAAATCACGGTTAAACGTGGTAAATTTTGAAACTTGGTGAGTCATTGCATCATTGTTTGTAATGTGGTTTAAATGTGCAGCCTTGCAAGATGTGGTGTGTGGCTCCAGGTGTGTCTCCTGGTTTGCTATGTACCTTCTGCGTCTCGCCACTACACATCCGGCCCAATATTATCGGCCTCCCGCTGCTCCAAAGGGCAGGTGATGGAAGCCGGAGCAGTACCTATGTCGCGATACCTTGAGGAACCAGCGGCTGGAGGATAATTCCAGTGTCGATGTATTCGTGTgcatctgtgccccccccccccccccccccccccccgctcacaAAGCTCTTACTCTCCCTCTAGTACATAGTGCAGTTAATTCTGAGGGTGCTGAAGGGGCAGATGGCAGGGGTCAGCGACGTGCGGGAGTACGAGGGAGAGGAATGCGTGCGATCGCGGCCGAAAGGACACGACGGAAACACGGAGCAGCATGGCGCCGGGCAGAAAGGGTAAGCGAGACGCCCGTCAGAGGACAGCCACGCGCCCAGTGCCTTGCTCTACCTCTGCATCTGTAATTCTCTAACATGGTCCATAACAAGCCCCTTAGTATCCCAGTGACAGCACACTGTGTGCCTAACTGATGATTGAGATAGCTCATTATCAAGTGACCTTGAACTAGAATTATGGGCTTGGATAGTTTTATGGTTTTGACTATGACCTGCCTTATaggtgttgttgtttttttttttgttccttctAGGAATCAAGCGACAAATGGGATCGTGAAAGAAAAGCAGACGTAGTGACCTCACAAGTGCCACCTGCTGGAAGATGCTATAAATACAAGCTACTCTGTACCTGTCTGATGGTTTCAGGCCAAGACTGGTGCCAATTGGTGTAGAGGAATCGAGTATCCAAAAATGGCAtttaaactattttttttttttttatgtaacaaCACTGTGAGAGTTATTTCAGATTACCTTTGACTTTTGGCAACTTGCTAACTTACACAACGTACACAACAGCTCCAGCAGTGAGTTTAAAGCAGGGTGTGTTTAGTAGATACGTCTATATTTCTAAGTCACATGCACTAAGGAACCAGGGCTGACTCACATTATCATGTGGCATTCCCTATACTAATGATTATTTGAAAAAACTGGGTCTTTTTCTGGGTGTAATCTGAAACTGTCATTTTCATTTCTGTGGTGAAGCGATTTTTGTCACTAACCATGGAATCAGCTATATGAGAGAAAATGTTTGTTTGAGACTCTGGATTTTTAGATCTGTCTTTGTAACGTTTCACAATATTACTTGTGTTCAAATAAGGGATAAAATAGGAATTTCTCACGTGGAAAATGTAGTTTAACTTGTGTGTTGAAACATTAAAGGTAAAACAGCTGGTAACTAATAGCTAAAATTTGTAGCATATTTAAAGTATTTAAGTAATTGCatttcttttaagttttttataatAAGGGTGGAATTTCAAGTGAGACCATTGCATGGTTCTGAAATGCTTTAGAAGGTGGTTTGcaactgtgctgtaaaaattgGCATTTTTTTGCCAGTTTCTCAGTTTTATTACGAGGTCCTTGGTGCGTCGCCTGCACAGACCACTTGTGGGTCTGCTGACTTATTGGCCAGTGTAATCTGTACAAATTAGACACAGTAGCTTTGATACAATCAAAAACATACCTGCCCCTGAAGTGCAAAATGCTACATTttgaaaaaaattgaaaaaacaTGCTTCACTTTAGTCAGTTTGTCATTTTTCCGCCATTTCGTCgtgcttttttccccacttcaGGGCCACCGTACTAACAGCCTGCATGTGTGTAAGCATCATTTACTAGCACAGCTTCCTGTCCAGCTTCACTTATCCGGGGATCGCCTGCTGGTTCTCAGAACACCGCTTACACTCCGTTCCTGGGCCAGTGCTTCCGTAGGTGGTTCTCTAGGGCACAGGTGTGACTCCGAGTTCTTGGCTACCAACGGCCCTGACGTACCAGGCTGATCCACAGGCCGTGATTGCATCAGACATTCAAAGGGGAACTATAACTAGTGATGGACAAGATGatccatgaaccatttgctgtactttctgaccccactagatggtgctctcggGTTGCTTTTTGTCCTTGTTTTGAATATCGCCATATAGTGGGGTCAGAaagtacagcaaatggttcatgatgtGTCAGTTTGTCGATCACTAACTGTACCGTTTTCTGATGCGTAGTAAATGTGCATGCTGTAAGCTTTGACTGTGGAGAAGTGGGCATTAAGAAACCCCCCCgatttctcatttttactttccaTTATTTAAAACATAGGAATATCAAGGCTGTGGATTTAAACTTTTCAAACATggacattttttaattaaagtgTATAGGTGTTGCAGGTTTTGCAAGTGTTTCCTCTGTTGGTGAAGCCTAACAAATGTTAGTTTGACCATTTGAGTGAAACTGGCCCTTCTTATTGAGAAATGACCAAATTAAAGTATCTTCTGGACCAGTGTTATTGATGTACCCAGCTTTTCCttcaaataaaatgtgaaaaccagAAACTGAATCTTTCAAACATTTATTCTTTTCTTGAGAATCACGCATTCTTGAGTGTGATACCATCCAGACTTGTAGGTAAAAGGAACAGAACAGGGTTTGGTTCAGTGCACAGTAATGCAATCTTTGCTCCAATAAATTAAGATTTGTACCTCACAGTACTTCCTGTAGTCAGACGCAGTAAGGCCGGGATAGCGGTGTTTCACATTTATGGAGTATATGGCTCTTGTAACGCACTCTATGAACATAATGACCAAACCAGCACCATGCCACAAATGGATTATCAGAGCAGTTAAGCTTTTGAAGTCCTGAAAATGAGGGGAAGGGAATTTGCGACAAGTAGAGAATATGGCGAGCAAGTCTCTGCAAATTAACACCTGATACATAAGGTGAAATATACCTGCCATTTTTATATGGAGTCCAAGTGTCTATCCCAAGTGGACATACCAGACAATGTGCTGGTAAAGATTTGCTCAGTGAGGTGGACACCAATGATCCAGGGAACCGGATAACTTCAAATACCCTCATGAAGGCATGTTTTATAAAGGCGTAACACAGTAAGGGCTCCCGGTGACAGTGGCGGGGGTAAGGAGGACTGATGCACACATGAATGCATGTTTTGGACATACATGTGACGTGACAATCTCAGCATTAAGGACCAAGGCCTTCTAAAGGAGTCTAACAATTAAAAATCGTACTTCTCAAATGGGGGAAATCAACACTGGTTTTTAAGTAGCACATTTCATGCAGGTAATGCAAAAAACTTGCACTGCCACCATTTTCCCTCCAAAATACTCCTAAAATTCACAGAAGATAAAATACTGCATGTATCCGTGACACCCCCTGCTTTCTCACCAGCTCGTCTTTAAGCCCACAATAGCTGCCGAAAATGGAAGTGTGGCCGAGGGTTGCCTGTGTTCAGAagtgaggtgggggggaggcGTCTGAGGACAGTTGGGGATCGAAACGGAGGGCGGCTGCGCGTTGGCGGAGGAAGACCAAAGGCTGGACTGCCTGTCACCGGCGGTGCAGGCAGCTAGGAGCTCCGGATGACAAAATTGGCAAGACGAATCGAACCGtgacaaaccaaaaaaaaaaaaaaaaaggtaaaaacaaaaaaaccaatCACAACAATTCTCAGCCTCAGGGGTGAAGCAGCTCTTCCAATCAGACCCTCGGGGCGCCGAAGCTCTGCATCCCGTCAGTGCTGCTTGGCCTTGGGCTGAATGACTCTGCGCATGACGCCGTATAGAACACCAAAGTGCTGTGGAAACATGTGGAACATGGATGAAAACGGGCCTGACTTAAGCCCGTCCAATATCACATGAAGCCGGGCTGCCCAGCGCTGTTCCCGGCAGTCGGCCACCCTGCAGACCTTAGGTGTGTTACATTAGGGCTGCAgctaagctctgcagggtggtcAAACTCCAGCAGCAGGAATGGGCGCCCTGGCGTAAAGACACATGAACTCGAGTGAGATTTTTACCTGGACAGCCAGGTACATTACGCCCAGGTAGGCTGCTATACAAAATGCAAGGAGCAGATCAAAGATGGCCGGCTTCACCCTGAGCACAGGAACGGAGAGCGTGAGGGGAAGCTACAGCAGTGACTGGTGGGCCACGCAAACACATGGTGCGCGTCACGTGTGTGAGGACACTGCCTTACTTGTACGCATTCATCGTTTGCTTGAGTTGGTCATAGAAGACAAACTCTGGGTCCCTGAAAAAGCAAAACATAGAAAAAAGCTCAGCGACATGTAACCCGGGAGGTGTGTGACGCCATAGCGCCACCTACTGGGCAACAACAGGACATTCAAAAAAAGATTCCTGGTTTTACCGAATTCAATTGCTTCAGGTGAGCTGTAGTGTAAGGGCAAAAGGCCAACACTGCAGAGTTTATATTATACATAACCAGTTTGCAGATCTGTACTGCTCCTCGCTAAGCATTATTCTGACATGTTTAGATGCAAAAGCACAGAGTAGGTGTCCGCTGGAACCCACAACTGCTCCAGATCTCCATCACCACCTTCACCTTTGCACGTAAAATTgagcccaaggtgacattttgtcagggggcacATCCAGTGTGGTTACCTCTTATCAGCTCTGACTGTGTGTTTCTTCACATCCTTCAGGTACCGGCCAAGGTGGTACTCCAGGGTGTTCACCACGCTGCTGTCCTTGTCCACCAGCTGGGCGGCACGCGGCTGGGATGTCAGCCAGTCCACCACAGAGGACAGGTGCTCCTGCTGTACCTGCTAAGTGGAAGCCCAAAAAgtgaatgaatatcacaggTGTTAAGGagggagacagacacacactgcgCTGTGCCGCCAATTGTCCCTCAAACGTGGTCAGAAGTGTGGGTGACAGCAGACCACTCACACAAAGACACCCAACTCACGAAGGAAAAGGTTCTCACCATTTGCTCAGTGAAGATCTGTAGGTCTCCTGGAGTACCCTACAGAGCAAAACGGGGATCTGTCACCTATCAATGCTCCAAAGGTCATGGATTACAAAAGAGGGCTCAAAACATTACAAAGGGACCCAGCAGGTCCTACACCTAAAGGTTCCCCGATCTGCATTTTCTCCACCCATAGAGGTCAGGCTGGCTACCCTCGCCGCTCCCGAGGTCAGGCTGGCTACTCTCCCCGAGGAGCCACTCCGTGAGCATGGCCTACCTTCTCTGTCAGGTTGTAGATCACTCTGGCAAGCGCCTCTGCGATGATCTTAGTGTTACGGCTCAGCTTCTTCAGATCCACATGCGGCCTGCACAGAAGCTCCCATGAGTTCCCGAGCGGGGCGGCGAGCGGGGCGGCGAGCGGGCATGAGAGGCGAGCGGGCATGAGAGGCGAGCGGGCATGAGAGGCGAGCGGGCATGAGAGGCGAGCGGGCATGAGAGGCGAGCGGGCATGAGAGGCGAGCCTGACCGCATGTCCATGATGCTGCTCCTCAACGTGCTGCGgtgactctccaggtgcgaCAGTGTAAAGGCGGGCAGCCTGCGGATGCCGAAGCGCTCGTGCTCCCAGGCCAGCGTGTCGTCTGCCAGGTTGATCTTCTTGTGGACCATGGAGAACCTCACTTCTGGGTACTGGCTGGAGATCACCTAGGACAGGAAAGCACGAATAATAGGGTTATAGTAATGCTGAAGATTCCAGGTATCCAAAGTACATAAGAACCACTAAGTCATGCACTAGGACTGAACATTTTAGTCCCAACATTTCTGTTCACTTCGTTTTTCGTGCTACGCAAGAAACACACAGACCCTGCTTGCAACATGCAGACCGTCAGAACTGCTAATGCTATTACCATCTCCAGCTCCAtcagcagggcatgctgggggcTGCCCTCTTTGGGAGGCTTAGATACGTGGAGGTGCAGGCTGTTCCCGTTGCCCAGGGTGTCCAGGCAAAGCACAAACGCTACATTGTCCTGGAGAAGACTGGACTCTGCAGAAAGACGGAGATGGTTAGAAGTTCAGTGAAGCACCACTATGCGAGATTGAGATCCAGGGTGTGTGATGGATTCAAAACTTAACCAAAggaacagaagtcatttttagtaTGGACTTCAGCTGAACGCTGAGCTGATGGACTTTCATGGTCTGGAAAAGTgatcccccgctatatcgcgcttcagctatcgcgcccccacTACACTATATCACGCAGACAGACAGTCTTATATTTTTAACTAAACTTAGCAAATAAAAAGAGTGACAAGCATCCAGAGAGACACCTAAAGCCTCACCAGTATGATCCAGGTTCTCCTCCAGCCATCGCTTAGTCCCTTGATAATTGAACTTCCCTCCTCCAGACACAAAGAACAGCAAGTTGTACCTGCAAACAGGCCACATTAAGCAAAGAGACAAGGCTACAGGCTAAATCACGAAGCCCGGTCACAGACGAACCCGCCTTGGCAGGCGATCAGAACTGCAATACCAGGAGCCACAGTTGGAGGGGGCCGGCACAGACACCTACCCCGCATGTGTCCTCTTGTAGGTGTAGAGCCGAGAGAAGAGGCGGGCCAACTCCAGCAACACAGACACACCACTGCCGTTGGAGTCAGCGCCGTACGAGAGCCACTGGGGAAGAAGGGAGGCCACGGGTCACTGCatggcagcagggggcgctgcgcACGGAAGGGGGGCCGCTGGCTAACACAGGGACACGCCTATGCTGCGTTTAAAGGGCGAGTCAAACAAAATCCTGGCCTGCATTTCTACTTTCTGGGCCTAAGCGGCCACCTTAGACCAGTAAACTGCACTTCCCTTCAAACAGCACTTAACCACTTCACTTTAAATACAGGGAATTGGCGTATACCAAACCGCACtgcaatgggggggggaggggggctcaccGGTGCCACACCGAAGGAATCATAGTGAGCTACTAGGACAATCGTTGGCAGGTCTTCTCCCCCTACTCCTGCTAGTCTTCCCTGATTGaatgaggagagagagagatggagggaaagagatagagggagagagacagacagagaaagagagagaggcagacagatgTTACCAGCAGGACCTCTTTGCCCAAATTATGCCAGATCACAAATTTTACAAAtgaaaaatgcaattaaaagtGATCACAGTTCCATGCCATTTCACTACCCCTGGCAAAGGCCGACTGCTCCATTTGCTTATGAATTGCACTTAAAGAATTAAAGACGGCGTGAAGTGCGGCAAATACGCGACCAGTCCTTATCGTAGCTAACTCAGAGTTAGGGTGCTGAGATGCGATTCAGATCCTCGTCCCTCACTAGGAGTCGAGTGCAGAAACACGGTTCGGTAAAATGTTTGCACTTAACTGCTAGTGCTGTTGCAGACTGACCTCTATCGTACATCATGCTGGGCTGTTAGATGGTGCTCAGAGCTTCAGAGGGAATCAGgtatccagcacccagacccaCAGCAACCCCGCTTAGCTCATGCATTTCCATGGACTTACATGGACCAGCTACGCATGCAGCTCACAAACAGGCTTCACTTCCACGCTGCACTCCGCCCACTTTCCCAGCAGGAGTGTCCCCCCCCcggcatcactgccactgacCTCCAGGCTGGTGATGGCCCAGTCACTCATGGCCTTGCTCTGAGCCCCACTCGTCACCATCTGGAAGCCGTTGGCTGTTGCCGTGTGAAGCAGCACTGGCGGAAAGGGAACAAGCGGCACGGTCACATCCGAAACAGAGAGCCCGCTTCTCAGCAGAGACGCCTGGAGCCCGTCCCACAGCCTCGGGGGCCATTTCTACACCTCCGACCCTCCAAAACAAAGACCAGAACAGCTTCAGC is a window of Brienomyrus brachyistius isolate T26 chromosome 15, BBRACH_0.4, whole genome shotgun sequence DNA encoding:
- the ncln gene encoding nicalin-1 isoform X1 → MFEEASEVFDNMFKSSFPLTFIVFLPAVLILVSPLPAEAAHEFTVYRMQQYDLQGQPYGTRNAILNTEARTVEAEVLSRRCVIMRLLDFSYERYQKALRQSAGAVVIILPHNMSTMPQDIVQQFMEMEPELLATETIVPVYFALEDEELLSIYEQTLMSSSSQGSASAAEVLLHTATANGFQMVTSGAQSKAMSDWAITSLEGRLAGVGGEDLPTIVLVAHYDSFGVAPWLSYGADSNGSGVSVLLELARLFSRLYTYKRTHAGYNLLFFVSGGGKFNYQGTKRWLEENLDHTESSLLQDNVAFVLCLDTLGNGNSLHLHVSKPPKEGSPQHALLMELEMVISSQYPEVRFSMVHKKINLADDTLAWEHERFGIRRLPAFTLSHLESHRSTLRSSIMDMRPHVDLKKLSRNTKIIAEALARVIYNLTEKGTPGDLQIFTEQMQVQQEHLSSVVDWLTSQPRAAQLVDKDSSVVNTLEYHLGRYLKDVKKHTVRADKRDPEFVFYDQLKQTMNAYKVKPAIFDLLLAFCIAAYLGVMYLAVQHFGVLYGVMRRVIQPKAKQH
- the ncln gene encoding nicalin-1 isoform X3 — translated: MFEEASEVFDNMFKSSFPLTFIVFLPAVLILVSPLPAEAAHEFTVYRMQQYDLQGQPYGTRNAILNTEARTVEAEVLSRRCVIMRLLDFSYERYQKALRQSAGAVVIILPHNMSTMPQDIVQFMEMEPELLATETIVPVYFALEDEELLSIYEQTLMSSSSQGSASAAEVLLHTATANGFQMVTSGAQSKAMSDWAITSLEGRLAGVGGEDLPTIVLVAHYDSFGVAPWLSYGADSNGSGVSVLLELARLFSRLYTYKRTHAGYNLLFFVSGGGKFNYQGTKRWLEENLDHTESSLLQDNVAFVLCLDTLGNGNSLHLHVSKPPKEGSPQHALLMELEMVISSQYPEVRFSMVHKKINLADDTLAWEHERFGIRRLPAFTLSHLESHRSTLRSSIMDMRPHVDLKKLSRNTKIIAEALARVIYNLTEKGTPGDLQIFTEQMQVQQEHLSSVVDWLTSQPRAAQLVDKDSSVVNTLEYHLGRYLKDVKKHTVRADKRDPEFVFYDQLKQTMNAYKVKPAIFDLLLAFCIAAYLGVMYLAVQHFGVLYGVMRRVIQPKAKQH
- the ncln gene encoding nicalin-1 isoform X4 produces the protein MQQYDLQGQPYGTRNAILNTEARTVEAEVLSRRCVIMRLLDFSYERYQKALRQSAGAVVIILPHNMSTMPQDIVQQFMEMEPELLATETIVPVYFALEDEELLSIYEQTLMSSSSQGSASAAEVLLHTATANGFQMVTSGAQSKAMSDWAITSLEGRLAGVGGEDLPTIVLVAHYDSFGVAPWLSYGADSNGSGVSVLLELARLFSRLYTYKRTHAGYNLLFFVSGGGKFNYQGTKRWLEENLDHTESSLLQDNVAFVLCLDTLGNGNSLHLHVSKPPKEGSPQHALLMELEMVISSQYPEVRFSMVHKKINLADDTLAWEHERFGIRRLPAFTLSHLESHRSTLRSSIMDMRPHVDLKKLSRNTKIIAEALARVIYNLTEKGTPGDLQIFTEQMQVQQEHLSSVVDWLTSQPRAAQLVDKDSSVVNTLEYHLGRYLKDVKKHTVRADKRDPEFVFYDQLKQTMNAYKVKPAIFDLLLAFCIAAYLGVMYLAVQHFGVLYGVMRRVIQPKAKQH
- the ncln gene encoding nicalin-1 isoform X2, whose amino-acid sequence is MFEEASEVFDNMFKSSFPLTFIVFLPAVLILVSPLPAEAAHEFTVYRMQQYDLQGQPYGTRNAILNTEARTVEAEVLSRRCVIMRLLDFSYERYQKALRQSAGAVVIILPHNMSTMPQDIVQQFMEMEPELLATETIVPVYFALEDEELLSIYEQTLMSSSSQGSASAAEVLLHTATANGFQMVTSGAQSKAMSDWAITSLEGRLAGVGGEDLPTIVLVAHYDSFGVAPWLSYGADSNGSGVSVLLELARLFSRLYTYKRTHAGYNLLFFVSGGGKFNYQGTKRWLEENLDHTESSLLQDNVAFVLCLDTLGNGNSLHLHVSKPPKEGSPQHALLMELEMVISSQYPEVRFSMVHKKINLADDTLAWEHERFGIRRLPAFTLSHLESHRSTLRSSIMDMRPHVDLKKLSRNTKIIAEALARVIYNLTEKGTPGDLQIFTEQMVQQEHLSSVVDWLTSQPRAAQLVDKDSSVVNTLEYHLGRYLKDVKKHTVRADKRDPEFVFYDQLKQTMNAYKVKPAIFDLLLAFCIAAYLGVMYLAVQHFGVLYGVMRRVIQPKAKQH